Genomic segment of Niallia taxi:
TAGTATTTATAAATATGATACCGTGCTGAAGAATTTAGCGGATAAATAACAAAAGGTGAACCGATATGGTTCACCTTTTGTTATTGTGAATTACATTAATCAAGCAATAAACCTATTTTCTAGACAGGTAATATAAAGATAACAAACATAAGGAGCTTAATGGTCGTTTTTCTTTTGAAACATACTAGTATTTTAACAAAATTGAAAAGGCAGGTAAAAACATGACGATTGAATGGACAGACCATAATAAAGTTAGTTATTTAGTATAATTATCTCCAGTTTAACCTTACATCGTAGATTAAGATTAGTTATATTTGTATGATTCAAAAAGTATGAACTCATTCAAGCCAAGTTTGAAGAGCTTGAGCAAACTCTGGATACACTACTTCAAGATTTTCCAGGCATTGATCAAATGTTAGAGATAACAGGAATTGGACGCGATACGGTGGCGGGTTTCTTCGCTGAAGTAGGCGATTTGAGTGAATACAATCATCCTCGCCAGATACCCAAACTGGCAGGACTCAGCTTAAAAGAAAATACATCAGGTAAGCATAAAGGGAGGACCAGAATAACCAAACGTGGTCGAAAGAAATTACGAGCATTGTTATTCCCGGCATCTATGATTCTAGTAGCCAAGAATAAAGCCTTTAAAGCCCTACATCTTAACTACACAACGAGACCTGACAATCCGTTGAAAAAGATGCAGTCTATAATTGCTTTGTGTAATAAGCTCAAATGCATTCTATTCTCTATTGGTAAGAAACAGTTTGTATTTCAAGAGGAGAAGATGTTGAAGGACATCCCTCATATGCAGGCATTTATCCAAGAACCAATAGCTGCTTAATCACTATAAAACTAACTTTTAATAAATAGATTTGGAAAGATGAACGGACAAAATCAGCATGGGATTAGTCGGCAATGCAACTAACGTAAGGACTTAGATTCTGCGTGGCAGCATGACCGACATCGACCTTATAGAAAGGTTGAACGAAGGAATGTAGGAGCGTAGACTCTGTGAGACTTGGGAGGGTAGACCCCCGTAAGAGATGTGGATATCCATTGGTGCGTACATACCTATTTATCCAACTTTTTGAAATTAACCAAAGGTTGGCTAGTTTCTTACGCTCATTTTCTTCGTAAACTGCTTAATTGTGTTCTTTTCTCTCTAATCAAATCTGTAAAGTAAAACAAGTTAGATAGCAATATGGTGAAAAACTGCGTAATTAAGAGATACGTGTTTGTTTATTGAGGGAGGATAGTGGAATAAGAAATTCAATGAGATTATGTATCCAAAGAAGAAGATTAGAGCTATAATACCAAGCATAGAGAAGATACTCAACATAGTAAGGTGAAAGACAAATGATGTTACCAGATCTATACTCAAAGTTAGCAATAGCACCTTTATATATTCTTGTATTGATAATGGCTATTCTTTATTTGTTATTAAAGTTTAAAGACAAAGGTTTCTTTGCATTTATGCTTAAAATCTATGCAGTATTTCTTATTGTCAATTATGTAATAGCACTGTATTTTCGTTTCATAGGTTTAAATAAACTGTTTTAATGACCACCTGTAGGTGGTTTTTTCTTTTTACAAAAGTTTTAATCCGATAAGAGGTTGGTCTTTTTTCCATTTATACCTTAGATTATAGAAGGTCATAAAAATCTAATATTTTTCAAACCAAATGAAGGTTAGCTACGTCTATTATATGTGAGAGGGTGATAACAAGATGAATGGACTAAAACAACTGGCGGTGACAGATGAAAGTATGTTGCTTGAGAGAGAGGAAATAATTGATCAATTAATGCAAGAATATAGCGATGATATCCTGCATCTCGTATATACATATGTAAAAAATCGAACGACAGCAGAAGATTTAACACAGGAGATATTTTTAAAATGTTATGAAAAGTTAAATCAGTTTAATCAGCAGGCAACACTAAAAACATGGGTATATAGTATTGCTAGTAATCATTGTAAGGACTACTTAAGAAGCTGGCATTATCGCAAAATAACGCTTAGCGATAAAATTTTGGATTATATACCGTCGAAATCAAAACAGGTTGAAGAAGAGATTATCGCGAATAGTGAAGGAAACATCTTAACAAATGCTGTCATGAATT
This window contains:
- a CDS encoding sigma-70 family RNA polymerase sigma factor gives rise to the protein MNGLKQLAVTDESMLLEREEIIDQLMQEYSDDILHLVYTYVKNRTTAEDLTQEIFLKCYEKLNQFNQQATLKTWVYSIASNHCKDYLRSWHYRKITLSDKILDYIPSKSKQVEEEIIANSEGNILTNAVMNLPLKYREVVFLHYYEELSLAEISKITAVNINTIKTRLKRAKELLKDKMIEEV